A part of Deltaproteobacteria bacterium genomic DNA contains:
- a CDS encoding DUF190 domain-containing protein — protein sequence MKESGEGMLLRIFISESARYRKRPLYEQILLRAKELGIAGGTVLRGMMGYGIHGRLHTARLLRLSEDMPIIIEIADTQARLEAFLPHLDEMVEEGFITMERIRVIKYTPS from the coding sequence ATGAAGGAATCGGGCGAAGGGATGCTGCTGAGGATATTCATAAGCGAATCGGCCCGCTACAGGAAGCGCCCGCTCTACGAGCAGATACTGCTGCGGGCCAAGGAGCTCGGCATAGCGGGAGGCACGGTGCTTCGCGGCATGATGGGCTACGGCATCCACGGCCGCCTCCACACGGCCAGGCTCCTGCGCCTCTCCGAGGACATGCCCATAATCATCGAGATAGCCGATACGCAGGCGCGGCTCGAAGCCTTCCTGCCCCATCTCGACGAGATGGTCGAGGAGGGCTTCATCACCATGGAGCGCATAAGGGTCATAAAGTACACGCCGTCGTGA
- the mltG gene encoding endolytic transglycosylase MltG: MKRRLEKALWVAAAASVAAAVHLYAVFFTPASRHAEPKTVVIPKGASSRLVAASLEKAGVVRDADDFLLVAGLMGAHKRIRAGEYELTTAMTPLEVLQSLTRGLSKQYTVTFPEGYNIRQMAALLEAKGLADREEFMARATDRELARSLGIDADGLEGYLFPDTYKFTRAMSVDDMIAAMVARFREVYSGEFERLQEERGMTLKEVVTLASIIEKETAVPEERRRISAVFHNRLRRGIRLESDPTVIYAIEDFDGNLTRKHLRTPTPYNTYVNYGLPAGPIANPGRASIEAALNPTDEKYLYFVSRNDGTHYFSKSLAEHNRAVYKYQKLRKRGR, from the coding sequence ATGAAGAGAAGGTTGGAGAAGGCCCTCTGGGTCGCCGCTGCCGCCTCGGTGGCGGCGGCGGTGCATTTGTACGCCGTCTTCTTTACGCCGGCCTCGCGGCACGCTGAGCCCAAGACGGTTGTCATCCCCAAGGGCGCGAGCTCGAGGCTCGTGGCCGCGAGCCTGGAAAAGGCCGGCGTGGTCCGAGACGCCGACGACTTCCTCCTCGTGGCCGGTCTCATGGGCGCCCACAAGCGCATAAGGGCCGGAGAGTACGAGCTCACCACCGCCATGACGCCCCTGGAGGTCCTCCAAAGCCTCACCAGGGGGCTCAGCAAGCAGTACACCGTCACCTTTCCCGAAGGCTACAACATAAGGCAGATGGCGGCCCTGCTCGAGGCCAAGGGCCTCGCCGACCGTGAAGAGTTCATGGCGAGGGCCACGGACAGGGAGCTTGCCCGGAGTCTCGGCATCGACGCCGACGGCCTCGAAGGATACCTCTTCCCCGACACCTACAAGTTCACCAGGGCCATGAGCGTCGACGACATGATAGCCGCCATGGTCGCCCGCTTCAGAGAGGTCTACTCGGGCGAGTTCGAAAGGCTGCAGGAGGAAAGGGGCATGACCCTCAAGGAGGTCGTCACGCTGGCCTCCATAATAGAAAAAGAGACGGCCGTGCCCGAGGAGCGGCGCAGGATATCGGCCGTCTTCCACAACAGGCTGCGCCGGGGCATAAGGCTCGAAAGCGATCCCACCGTCATCTACGCCATAGAAGACTTCGACGGCAACCTCACACGCAAGCACCTGAGAACGCCCACGCCCTACAACACCTACGTCAACTACGGACTCCCGGCCGGACCGATAGCAAACCCCGGCCGCGCCTCCATAGAGGCGGCCCTCAACCCCACCGACGAAAAATACCTCTACTTCGTCTCCCGCAACGACGGCACCCACTACTTCTCCAAGAGCCTCGCCGAACACAACCGCGCCGTCTACAAGTACCAGAAACTCCGCAAACGGGGCAGGTAG
- the crcB gene encoding fluoride efflux transporter CrcB, producing the protein MKFIFIAVGGGLGALARYGLSGVAYRLWGAGFPWGTLAVNAAGAFAIGFLWSLFEGALISTQMRTFALIGFLGSLTTFSTYTLETMTLVRDGELRLAVANVAVSNALGLALVAAGYILARALTGQR; encoded by the coding sequence TTGAAGTTCATATTTATCGCCGTGGGAGGGGGGCTCGGCGCCCTGGCGCGCTACGGTCTCAGCGGCGTGGCATACCGCCTCTGGGGCGCCGGCTTTCCCTGGGGAACCCTGGCGGTCAACGCCGCCGGCGCCTTTGCGATAGGTTTTCTCTGGTCGCTATTCGAGGGCGCCCTCATCTCGACGCAGATGCGCACCTTCGCGCTCATAGGCTTTCTCGGAAGCCTCACCACCTTCTCCACCTACACTCTCGAGACGATGACGCTCGTGCGCGACGGCGAGCTGCGGCTGGCCGTCGCCAATGTGGCGGTGAGCAACGCCCTCGGTCTCGCCCTCGTCGCGGCGGGCTACATCCTTGCGCGGGCCCTGACGGGCCAGCGCTGA
- the ruvX gene encoding Holliday junction resolvase RuvX: protein MKPKWIGLDVGTRRIGVAVSDALGFSAHPLCTIERRGTGADVAEVCRRAEGEQAAGIVVGLPVNMNGTAGPQAEMVMAFVDELRAATPLPVETWDERLSTSAVERVLIEGNVSRRKRKEVVDKLAASYILQGFMDSRGVKGEAEGAEP, encoded by the coding sequence ATGAAACCGAAATGGATCGGCCTCGACGTGGGGACCAGGCGCATAGGCGTGGCCGTGAGCGACGCCCTCGGCTTTTCGGCCCATCCGCTCTGCACGATAGAGCGCAGGGGCACGGGCGCCGACGTGGCCGAGGTGTGCAGACGGGCCGAAGGGGAGCAGGCGGCCGGCATCGTGGTGGGCCTGCCGGTCAACATGAACGGCACGGCGGGGCCCCAGGCCGAGATGGTCATGGCCTTTGTCGACGAGCTCAGGGCCGCAACACCGTTGCCCGTGGAGACCTGGGACGAGCGCCTCTCCACGTCGGCGGTGGAGCGGGTCCTCATCGAGGGCAACGTGAGCCGCCGAAAGCGCAAAGAGGTGGTCGACAAGCTGGCGGCGAGCTATATCCTCCAGGGCTTCATGGACAGCCGGGGCGTTAAGGGGGAGGCGGAGGGAGCCGAGCCCTGA